One Tursiops truncatus isolate mTurTru1 chromosome 3, mTurTru1.mat.Y, whole genome shotgun sequence DNA segment encodes these proteins:
- the ZNF358 gene encoding zinc finger protein 358 isoform X1: MERGAEPWSWVLETSSAGSHDFYPEPAPEAASTSTPGMRRSVLVRNPGHKGPRPNYEELDSDSEDLDPKSEELDPVSENPEPEPEDLNTVSEDVDPSYEELEPVSEDLDPDVEAPSSISGIHDSDPQDLDPMSSSFDDPDVIGPVPLVLDPNSDTLSPAATPDLDPLSSDLTATPEVLAAGPAVLPAPASPPRPFSCPDCGRAFRRSSGLSQHRRTHSGEKPYRCPDCGKSFSHGATLAQHRGIHTGARPYQCAACGKAFGWRSTLLKHRSSHSGEKPHHCPVCGKAFGHGSLLAQHLRTHGGPRPHKCPVCAKGFGQGSALLKHLRTHTGERPYPCPQCGKAFGQSSALLQHQRTHTAERPYRCPHCGKAFGQSSNLQHHLRIHTGERPYACPHCSKAFGQSSALLQHLHVHSGERPYRCQLCGKAFGQASSLTKHKRVHEGAAAAAAAAAAGLRLSPASMLRPGQVSLLGPDAVSVLGSGLGLSPGPSSGLDPDPGSALGSPPNPSPKPIPGSGSTPTPDSVKSSDPEPGHNANSDLVASPDHRSGPSPDPDPVPSPDPSSESHPDPGSPTHDTVGAVLPTGESPEWVQEQGALLGPDG, from the exons ATGGAGAGAGGGGCAGAGCCATGGAGCTGGGTACTGGAGACCTCTAGTGCTGGGTCCCACGACTTCTATCCAG AGCCTGCCCCGGAAGCAGCCAGCACTTCCACACCCGGGATGCGGCGTTCGGTCCTAGTCAGGAACCCAGGCCACAAAGGCCCGAGGCCCAATTATGAAGAGCTTGACTCCGACTCAGAAGACCTAGACCCCAAGAGTGAAGAGCTGGACCCAGTTTCTGAAAACCCAGAGCCTGAGCCGGAAGACCTCAACACTGTCTCTGAAGATGTGGACCCCAGCTATGAAGAGCTGGAGCCTGTCTCCGAGGATCTGGATCCCGATGTGGAAGCTCCGAGCTCCATCTCGGGGATCCATGACTCGGATCCCCAAGATCTCGACCCCATGTCTTCAAGTTTTGACGACCCAGACGTCATCGGCCCCGTCCCCCTGGTTCTCGACCCTAACAGCGACACCCTCAGTCCCGCTGCCACCCCAGACCTGGACCCCCTCTCGTCCGACCTCACTGCCACCCCCGAGGTCCTGGCCGCCGGCCCCGCGGTGCTCCCTGCACCTGCCAGCCCGCCCCGGCCCTTCTCCTGCCCGGATTGCGGGCGAGCCTTCCGCCGCAGCTCGGGTCTGAGCCAGCACCGCCGCACCCACAGCGGCGAGAAGCCTTACCGCTGCCCCGACTGCGGCAAGTCGTTCAGCCACGGCGCCACGCTGGCCCAGCACCGCGGCATCCACACGGGCGCGCGGCCCTACCAGTGCGCGGCGTGCGGCAAGGCCTTTGGCTGGCGCTCCACGCTGCTCAAGCACCGCAGCAGCCACAGCGGCGAGAAGCCGCACCACTGCCCTGTGTGCGGCAAAGCCTTCGGGCACGGTTCGCTGCTGGCGCAGCACCTGCGCACGCACGGCGGCCCGCGGCCGCACAAGTGCCCGGTGTGCGCCAAGGGCTTTGGGCAGGGCTCGGCGCTGCTGAAGCACCTGCGCACGCACACGGGTGAGCGGCCGTACCCGTGCCCGCAGTGCGGCAAGGCCTTTGGCCAGAGCTCCGCGCTGCTGCAGCACCAGCGCACACACACGGCCGAGCGCCCCTACCGCTGTCCCCACTGCGGCAAGGCCTTCGGCCAGAGTTCCAACCTGCAGCATCACCTGCGCATCCACACCGGCGAGCGGCCCTATGCCTGCCCCCACTGCTCCAAGGCCTTTGGGCAGAGTTCGGCGCTGCTGCAGCACCTGCACGTGCATTCGGGCGAGCGCCCCTACCGCTGCCAGCTCTGCGGCAAGGCCTTCGGCCAAGCCTCCAGCCTCACCAAGCACAAGCGAGTGCATGAGGGCGCGGCCGCTGCAGCTGCTGCGGCCGCCGCCGGTTTGCGCCTCAGCCCCGCTTCGATGTTGAGGCCGGGGCAGGTCTCCCTTCTGGGTCCTGATGCTGTCTCTGTGCTGGGTTCAGGCCTGGGCCTCAGCCCCGGCCCCAGCTCTGGCCTTGACCCTGACCCTGGCTCTGCGCTGGGCTCCCCCCCCAATCCCAGCCCCAAACCCATCCCTGGCTCTGGATCTACCCCCACCCCTGATTCTGTCAAATCTTCTGACCCTGAGCCTGGGCACAATGCCAATTCCGACCTTGTGGCCAGCCCCGATCACAGATCTGGTCCCAGCCCCGACCCGGATCCCGTGCCCAGCCCTGACCCCAGCTCTGAGTCCCACCCTGACCCCGGCTCTCCCACCCATGACACTGTCGGCGCAGTCCTCCCTACCGGTGAGAGCCCCGAGTGGGTGCAGGAGCAAGGGGCACTGCTGGGGCCTGATGGCTGA
- the ZNF358 gene encoding zinc finger protein 358 isoform X4: protein MGGGRATRGPSAPVPPLRPRGRARPELGAVNREDPSCPPEEEPRMERGAEPWSWVLETSSAGSHDFYPEPAPEAASTSTPGMRRSVLVRNPGHKGPRPNYEELDSDSEDLDPKSEELDPVSENPEPEPEDLNTVSEDVDPSYEELEPVSEDLDPDVEAPSSISGIHDSDPQDLDPMSSSFDDPDVIGPVPLVLDPNSDTLSPAATPDLDPLSSDLTATPEVLAAGPAVLPAPASPPRPFSCPDCGRAFRRSSGLSQHRRTHSGEKPYRCPDCGKSFSHGATLAQHRGIHTGARPYQCAACGKAFGWRSTLLKHRSSHSGEKPHHCPVCGKAFGHGSLLAQHLRTHGGPRPHKCPVCAKGFGQGSALLKHLRTHTGERPYPCPQCGKAFGQSSALLQHQRTHTAERPYRCPHCGKAFGQSSNLQHHLRIHTGERPYACPHCSKAFGQSSALLQHLHVHSGERPYRCQLCGKAFGQASSLTKHKRVHEGAAAAAAAAAAGLRLSPASMLRPGQVSLLGPDAVSVLGSGLGLSPGPSSGLDPDPGSALGSPPNPSPKPIPGSGSTPTPDSVKSSDPEPGHNANSDLVASPDHRSGPSPDPDPVPSPDPSSESHPDPGSPTHDTVGAVLPTGESPEWVQEQGALLGPDG, encoded by the exons ATGGGAGGGGGCCGCGCGACCCGCGGGCCTAGCGCGCCGGTTCCGCCGCTGCGGCCCCGGGGGAGGGCCCGGCCCGAGCTGGGCGCCGTCAATCGGGag GACCCAAGCTGCCCACCAGAGGAGGAGCCCAGGATGGAGAGAGGGGCAGAGCCATGGAGCTGGGTACTGGAGACCTCTAGTGCTGGGTCCCACGACTTCTATCCAG AGCCTGCCCCGGAAGCAGCCAGCACTTCCACACCCGGGATGCGGCGTTCGGTCCTAGTCAGGAACCCAGGCCACAAAGGCCCGAGGCCCAATTATGAAGAGCTTGACTCCGACTCAGAAGACCTAGACCCCAAGAGTGAAGAGCTGGACCCAGTTTCTGAAAACCCAGAGCCTGAGCCGGAAGACCTCAACACTGTCTCTGAAGATGTGGACCCCAGCTATGAAGAGCTGGAGCCTGTCTCCGAGGATCTGGATCCCGATGTGGAAGCTCCGAGCTCCATCTCGGGGATCCATGACTCGGATCCCCAAGATCTCGACCCCATGTCTTCAAGTTTTGACGACCCAGACGTCATCGGCCCCGTCCCCCTGGTTCTCGACCCTAACAGCGACACCCTCAGTCCCGCTGCCACCCCAGACCTGGACCCCCTCTCGTCCGACCTCACTGCCACCCCCGAGGTCCTGGCCGCCGGCCCCGCGGTGCTCCCTGCACCTGCCAGCCCGCCCCGGCCCTTCTCCTGCCCGGATTGCGGGCGAGCCTTCCGCCGCAGCTCGGGTCTGAGCCAGCACCGCCGCACCCACAGCGGCGAGAAGCCTTACCGCTGCCCCGACTGCGGCAAGTCGTTCAGCCACGGCGCCACGCTGGCCCAGCACCGCGGCATCCACACGGGCGCGCGGCCCTACCAGTGCGCGGCGTGCGGCAAGGCCTTTGGCTGGCGCTCCACGCTGCTCAAGCACCGCAGCAGCCACAGCGGCGAGAAGCCGCACCACTGCCCTGTGTGCGGCAAAGCCTTCGGGCACGGTTCGCTGCTGGCGCAGCACCTGCGCACGCACGGCGGCCCGCGGCCGCACAAGTGCCCGGTGTGCGCCAAGGGCTTTGGGCAGGGCTCGGCGCTGCTGAAGCACCTGCGCACGCACACGGGTGAGCGGCCGTACCCGTGCCCGCAGTGCGGCAAGGCCTTTGGCCAGAGCTCCGCGCTGCTGCAGCACCAGCGCACACACACGGCCGAGCGCCCCTACCGCTGTCCCCACTGCGGCAAGGCCTTCGGCCAGAGTTCCAACCTGCAGCATCACCTGCGCATCCACACCGGCGAGCGGCCCTATGCCTGCCCCCACTGCTCCAAGGCCTTTGGGCAGAGTTCGGCGCTGCTGCAGCACCTGCACGTGCATTCGGGCGAGCGCCCCTACCGCTGCCAGCTCTGCGGCAAGGCCTTCGGCCAAGCCTCCAGCCTCACCAAGCACAAGCGAGTGCATGAGGGCGCGGCCGCTGCAGCTGCTGCGGCCGCCGCCGGTTTGCGCCTCAGCCCCGCTTCGATGTTGAGGCCGGGGCAGGTCTCCCTTCTGGGTCCTGATGCTGTCTCTGTGCTGGGTTCAGGCCTGGGCCTCAGCCCCGGCCCCAGCTCTGGCCTTGACCCTGACCCTGGCTCTGCGCTGGGCTCCCCCCCCAATCCCAGCCCCAAACCCATCCCTGGCTCTGGATCTACCCCCACCCCTGATTCTGTCAAATCTTCTGACCCTGAGCCTGGGCACAATGCCAATTCCGACCTTGTGGCCAGCCCCGATCACAGATCTGGTCCCAGCCCCGACCCGGATCCCGTGCCCAGCCCTGACCCCAGCTCTGAGTCCCACCCTGACCCCGGCTCTCCCACCCATGACACTGTCGGCGCAGTCCTCCCTACCGGTGAGAGCCCCGAGTGGGTGCAGGAGCAAGGGGCACTGCTGGGGCCTGATGGCTGA
- the ZNF358 gene encoding zinc finger protein 358 isoform X2, whose product MGGGRATRGPSAPVPPLRPRGRARPELGAVNREVWGWGENPSLGVGTGVQDARLPWRRSRPPTPGTQKWPQDPSCPPEEEPRMERGAEPWSWVLETSSAGSHDFYPEPAPEAASTSTPGMRRSVLVRNPGHKGPRPNYEELDSDSEDLDPKSEELDPVSENPEPEPEDLNTVSEDVDPSYEELEPVSEDLDPDVEAPSSISGIHDSDPQDLDPMSSSFDDPDVIGPVPLVLDPNSDTLSPAATPDLDPLSSDLTATPEVLAAGPAVLPAPASPPRPFSCPDCGRAFRRSSGLSQHRRTHSGEKPYRCPDCGKSFSHGATLAQHRGIHTGARPYQCAACGKAFGWRSTLLKHRSSHSGEKPHHCPVCGKAFGHGSLLAQHLRTHGGPRPHKCPVCAKGFGQGSALLKHLRTHTGERPYPCPQCGKAFGQSSALLQHQRTHTAERPYRCPHCGKAFGQSSNLQHHLRIHTGERPYACPHCSKAFGQSSALLQHLHVHSGERPYRCQLCGKAFGQASSLTKHKRVHEGAAAAAAAAAAGLRLSPASMLRPGQVSLLGPDAVSVLGSGLGLSPGPSSGLDPDPGSALGSPPNPSPKPIPGSGSTPTPDSVKSSDPEPGHNANSDLVASPDHRSGPSPDPDPVPSPDPSSESHPDPGSPTHDTVGAVLPTGESPEWVQEQGALLGPDG is encoded by the exons ATGGGAGGGGGCCGCGCGACCCGCGGGCCTAGCGCGCCGGTTCCGCCGCTGCGGCCCCGGGGGAGGGCCCGGCCCGAGCTGGGCGCCGTCAATCGGGaggtatgggggtggggggagaaccCCTCACTTGGGGTGGGGACGGGAGTCCAGGACGCCCGCCTCCCCTGGAGGCGCTCcagaccccccaccccaggaaccCAGAAGTGGCCCCAG GACCCAAGCTGCCCACCAGAGGAGGAGCCCAGGATGGAGAGAGGGGCAGAGCCATGGAGCTGGGTACTGGAGACCTCTAGTGCTGGGTCCCACGACTTCTATCCAG AGCCTGCCCCGGAAGCAGCCAGCACTTCCACACCCGGGATGCGGCGTTCGGTCCTAGTCAGGAACCCAGGCCACAAAGGCCCGAGGCCCAATTATGAAGAGCTTGACTCCGACTCAGAAGACCTAGACCCCAAGAGTGAAGAGCTGGACCCAGTTTCTGAAAACCCAGAGCCTGAGCCGGAAGACCTCAACACTGTCTCTGAAGATGTGGACCCCAGCTATGAAGAGCTGGAGCCTGTCTCCGAGGATCTGGATCCCGATGTGGAAGCTCCGAGCTCCATCTCGGGGATCCATGACTCGGATCCCCAAGATCTCGACCCCATGTCTTCAAGTTTTGACGACCCAGACGTCATCGGCCCCGTCCCCCTGGTTCTCGACCCTAACAGCGACACCCTCAGTCCCGCTGCCACCCCAGACCTGGACCCCCTCTCGTCCGACCTCACTGCCACCCCCGAGGTCCTGGCCGCCGGCCCCGCGGTGCTCCCTGCACCTGCCAGCCCGCCCCGGCCCTTCTCCTGCCCGGATTGCGGGCGAGCCTTCCGCCGCAGCTCGGGTCTGAGCCAGCACCGCCGCACCCACAGCGGCGAGAAGCCTTACCGCTGCCCCGACTGCGGCAAGTCGTTCAGCCACGGCGCCACGCTGGCCCAGCACCGCGGCATCCACACGGGCGCGCGGCCCTACCAGTGCGCGGCGTGCGGCAAGGCCTTTGGCTGGCGCTCCACGCTGCTCAAGCACCGCAGCAGCCACAGCGGCGAGAAGCCGCACCACTGCCCTGTGTGCGGCAAAGCCTTCGGGCACGGTTCGCTGCTGGCGCAGCACCTGCGCACGCACGGCGGCCCGCGGCCGCACAAGTGCCCGGTGTGCGCCAAGGGCTTTGGGCAGGGCTCGGCGCTGCTGAAGCACCTGCGCACGCACACGGGTGAGCGGCCGTACCCGTGCCCGCAGTGCGGCAAGGCCTTTGGCCAGAGCTCCGCGCTGCTGCAGCACCAGCGCACACACACGGCCGAGCGCCCCTACCGCTGTCCCCACTGCGGCAAGGCCTTCGGCCAGAGTTCCAACCTGCAGCATCACCTGCGCATCCACACCGGCGAGCGGCCCTATGCCTGCCCCCACTGCTCCAAGGCCTTTGGGCAGAGTTCGGCGCTGCTGCAGCACCTGCACGTGCATTCGGGCGAGCGCCCCTACCGCTGCCAGCTCTGCGGCAAGGCCTTCGGCCAAGCCTCCAGCCTCACCAAGCACAAGCGAGTGCATGAGGGCGCGGCCGCTGCAGCTGCTGCGGCCGCCGCCGGTTTGCGCCTCAGCCCCGCTTCGATGTTGAGGCCGGGGCAGGTCTCCCTTCTGGGTCCTGATGCTGTCTCTGTGCTGGGTTCAGGCCTGGGCCTCAGCCCCGGCCCCAGCTCTGGCCTTGACCCTGACCCTGGCTCTGCGCTGGGCTCCCCCCCCAATCCCAGCCCCAAACCCATCCCTGGCTCTGGATCTACCCCCACCCCTGATTCTGTCAAATCTTCTGACCCTGAGCCTGGGCACAATGCCAATTCCGACCTTGTGGCCAGCCCCGATCACAGATCTGGTCCCAGCCCCGACCCGGATCCCGTGCCCAGCCCTGACCCCAGCTCTGAGTCCCACCCTGACCCCGGCTCTCCCACCCATGACACTGTCGGCGCAGTCCTCCCTACCGGTGAGAGCCCCGAGTGGGTGCAGGAGCAAGGGGCACTGCTGGGGCCTGATGGCTGA
- the ZNF358 gene encoding zinc finger protein 358 isoform X3: MATAEADAGELQVPAAPAAALGRPLSLPGSAWRGRRAEGAAGGAGGRGASCGPWGRRRARRAGLGRGAPEPAPEAASTSTPGMRRSVLVRNPGHKGPRPNYEELDSDSEDLDPKSEELDPVSENPEPEPEDLNTVSEDVDPSYEELEPVSEDLDPDVEAPSSISGIHDSDPQDLDPMSSSFDDPDVIGPVPLVLDPNSDTLSPAATPDLDPLSSDLTATPEVLAAGPAVLPAPASPPRPFSCPDCGRAFRRSSGLSQHRRTHSGEKPYRCPDCGKSFSHGATLAQHRGIHTGARPYQCAACGKAFGWRSTLLKHRSSHSGEKPHHCPVCGKAFGHGSLLAQHLRTHGGPRPHKCPVCAKGFGQGSALLKHLRTHTGERPYPCPQCGKAFGQSSALLQHQRTHTAERPYRCPHCGKAFGQSSNLQHHLRIHTGERPYACPHCSKAFGQSSALLQHLHVHSGERPYRCQLCGKAFGQASSLTKHKRVHEGAAAAAAAAAAGLRLSPASMLRPGQVSLLGPDAVSVLGSGLGLSPGPSSGLDPDPGSALGSPPNPSPKPIPGSGSTPTPDSVKSSDPEPGHNANSDLVASPDHRSGPSPDPDPVPSPDPSSESHPDPGSPTHDTVGAVLPTGESPEWVQEQGALLGPDG, from the exons ATGGCGACGGCCGAGGCGGACGCGGGCGAACTACAAGTCCCAGCAGCTCCCGCTGCGGCCCTCGGCCGGCCCCTCTCGCTCCCTGGGAGCGCTTGGCGGGGCCGCAGGGCCGAGGGGGCCGCCGGCGGGGCTGGCGGGCGGGGGGCTTCCTGCGGGCCCTGGGGGCGCCGGCGGGCGCGGCGGGCCGGGCTGGGGCGAGGGGCGCCGG AGCCTGCCCCGGAAGCAGCCAGCACTTCCACACCCGGGATGCGGCGTTCGGTCCTAGTCAGGAACCCAGGCCACAAAGGCCCGAGGCCCAATTATGAAGAGCTTGACTCCGACTCAGAAGACCTAGACCCCAAGAGTGAAGAGCTGGACCCAGTTTCTGAAAACCCAGAGCCTGAGCCGGAAGACCTCAACACTGTCTCTGAAGATGTGGACCCCAGCTATGAAGAGCTGGAGCCTGTCTCCGAGGATCTGGATCCCGATGTGGAAGCTCCGAGCTCCATCTCGGGGATCCATGACTCGGATCCCCAAGATCTCGACCCCATGTCTTCAAGTTTTGACGACCCAGACGTCATCGGCCCCGTCCCCCTGGTTCTCGACCCTAACAGCGACACCCTCAGTCCCGCTGCCACCCCAGACCTGGACCCCCTCTCGTCCGACCTCACTGCCACCCCCGAGGTCCTGGCCGCCGGCCCCGCGGTGCTCCCTGCACCTGCCAGCCCGCCCCGGCCCTTCTCCTGCCCGGATTGCGGGCGAGCCTTCCGCCGCAGCTCGGGTCTGAGCCAGCACCGCCGCACCCACAGCGGCGAGAAGCCTTACCGCTGCCCCGACTGCGGCAAGTCGTTCAGCCACGGCGCCACGCTGGCCCAGCACCGCGGCATCCACACGGGCGCGCGGCCCTACCAGTGCGCGGCGTGCGGCAAGGCCTTTGGCTGGCGCTCCACGCTGCTCAAGCACCGCAGCAGCCACAGCGGCGAGAAGCCGCACCACTGCCCTGTGTGCGGCAAAGCCTTCGGGCACGGTTCGCTGCTGGCGCAGCACCTGCGCACGCACGGCGGCCCGCGGCCGCACAAGTGCCCGGTGTGCGCCAAGGGCTTTGGGCAGGGCTCGGCGCTGCTGAAGCACCTGCGCACGCACACGGGTGAGCGGCCGTACCCGTGCCCGCAGTGCGGCAAGGCCTTTGGCCAGAGCTCCGCGCTGCTGCAGCACCAGCGCACACACACGGCCGAGCGCCCCTACCGCTGTCCCCACTGCGGCAAGGCCTTCGGCCAGAGTTCCAACCTGCAGCATCACCTGCGCATCCACACCGGCGAGCGGCCCTATGCCTGCCCCCACTGCTCCAAGGCCTTTGGGCAGAGTTCGGCGCTGCTGCAGCACCTGCACGTGCATTCGGGCGAGCGCCCCTACCGCTGCCAGCTCTGCGGCAAGGCCTTCGGCCAAGCCTCCAGCCTCACCAAGCACAAGCGAGTGCATGAGGGCGCGGCCGCTGCAGCTGCTGCGGCCGCCGCCGGTTTGCGCCTCAGCCCCGCTTCGATGTTGAGGCCGGGGCAGGTCTCCCTTCTGGGTCCTGATGCTGTCTCTGTGCTGGGTTCAGGCCTGGGCCTCAGCCCCGGCCCCAGCTCTGGCCTTGACCCTGACCCTGGCTCTGCGCTGGGCTCCCCCCCCAATCCCAGCCCCAAACCCATCCCTGGCTCTGGATCTACCCCCACCCCTGATTCTGTCAAATCTTCTGACCCTGAGCCTGGGCACAATGCCAATTCCGACCTTGTGGCCAGCCCCGATCACAGATCTGGTCCCAGCCCCGACCCGGATCCCGTGCCCAGCCCTGACCCCAGCTCTGAGTCCCACCCTGACCCCGGCTCTCCCACCCATGACACTGTCGGCGCAGTCCTCCCTACCGGTGAGAGCCCCGAGTGGGTGCAGGAGCAAGGGGCACTGCTGGGGCCTGATGGCTGA
- the SAXO5 gene encoding LOW QUALITY PROTEIN: stabilizer of axonemal microtubules 5 (The sequence of the model RefSeq protein was modified relative to this genomic sequence to represent the inferred CDS: inserted 2 bases in 1 codon) has translation MAAAALLPCPMSWLEFLKASHFALGPDPRLHVDAKQSASHRDFPAYRNVTRGPLCQPPPRASLFQQDARWAGQEPLSETHCAYAAASPLLSRERERKLARERTLAMQASNLHAHADSRARTGLSPARAHRGRPALPERASEQIRGARLIFDRDSVPSRDRAKLPIPPSAHQEFFSLHDICPKLREPSCLFGDPATLVWEHRRQDDSTSYQRQFQALPGPLALTCKRASSSIELGDFKIGYGPMCAEQKQAYRPQVLPPDRYDKAQASAHIHCVNIRPGDGLFHDRTTKGEHFYAREPEPFVLHHDLTPESHILEGNGCPGPGRLTTSTHFFHGQPLPATKPPSRHMPHEKLQSHITLGEPSLLGQFFQTSMGTDYLPPGMQKPPKALNLRLLQSNLPQGTSGTDFLTMNQKLLKPHNSXPASMTEEMLPWCRYSHSEPPPGRQRFFSTLNKDEFAFKYQGPGLLTWDDLQESHVPLGSPRQWGCGAGKVDPRAPQTPTYPCRSQQ, from the exons ATGGCCGCGGCAGCCCTCCTGCCGTGCCCAATGTCCTGGCTGGAATTCCTCAAGGCCTCGCACTTTGCGCTGGGGCCCGACCCGCGGCTGCACGTGGACGCCAAGCAGTCCGCGTCGCACCGGGACTTTCCCGCCTACCGGAACGTTACCCGTGGGCCGCTGTGCCAGCCACCGCCCCGCGCGTCCCTCTTCCAACAGGACGCGCGCTGGGCCGGCCAGGAGCCCCTGTCGGAGACGCACTGCGCGTATGCGGCCGCGTCACCGCTGCTGTCAAGGGAGCGGGAGCGGAAACTGGCACGGGAGCGTACGCTCGCCATGCAGGCCAGCAACCTGCACGCGCACGCGGACTCCCGCGCCCGCACCGGCCTCTCCCCCGCGCGCGCCCACCGCGGCAGGCCGGCGCTTCCGGAGCGCGCCAGCGAGCAGATCCGCGGCGCGCGCCTCATCTTCGACCGCGACTCGGTGCCGTCCCGCGACCGAGCCAAGCTGCCCATCCCGCCCAGCGCGCACCAGGAGTTCTTCTCGCTCCACGACATTTGCCCGAAGCTCCGCGAGCCCTCCTGCCTCTTCGGTGA ccctGCGACCTTAGTA TGGGAGCACAGGAGACAGGATGACAGCACCTCCTACCAGAGACAGTTCCAGGCCCTTCCAGGCCCACTTGCCTTGACGTGTAAGAGG GCCTCCTCCAGCATAGAACTGGGAGACTTCAAGATTGGCTATGGGCCCATGTGTGCAGAGCAGAAACAAGCCTACAGGCCCCAGGTTCTGCCCCCAGACAG GTATGACAAGGCCCAGGCCTCAGCCCACATCCACTGTGTGAATATTCGACCTGGAGATGGCCTCTTCCACGACAGGACCACCAAGGGTGAACACTTCTATGCCCGGGAGCCAG AGCCTTTTGTTCTTCACCACGACCTGACTCCGGAGTCGCACATCCTGGAAGGAAATGggtgccctggtccgggcaggCTCACCACCTCCACGCACTTCTTCCACGGCCAG CCGCTGCCCGCGACCAAGCCACCCAGCCGCCACATGCCTCATGAGAAATTGCAGAGTCACATAACCCTAGGGGAGCCGTCGCTGCTCGGACAGTTCTTCCAGACCTCCATGGGCACAGACTATTTACCCCCTGGGATGCAGAAGCCGCCGAAAGCGCTCAACCTCCGCTTGCTGCAGAGCAACCTGCCCCAGGGCACAAGCG GAACAGATTTTTTAACCATGAACCAGAAGCTGCTGAAGCCACACAATAG TCCAGCCTCCATGACTGAGGAGATGCTACcgtgg TGCAGGTACAGCCACTCGGAGCCCCCGCCGGGTAGACAGCGCTTCTTCTCGACCCTAAACAAGGATGAGTTTGCTTTCAAGTACCAGGGCCCAGGACTGCTGACATGGGACGACCTCCAGGAGAGTCATGTGCCCCTGGGCTCCCCTCGCCAGTGGGGCTGTGGGGCTGGGAAGGTGGACCCTCGGGCCCCCCAGACCCCTACCTACCCATGCCGCAGCCAGCAATAA